From a region of the Constantimarinum furrinae genome:
- a CDS encoding methyltransferase family protein, translated as MRKELPYIIIQFILFALYFIDWSLVDFELPVWIKYVSLVFTFLGAAVIIFGVFHLNDTLTPFQTSAKNTNLVTRGIYKYVRHPIYLGLLLGMFAFSIYSVSLLKLLITIILGVVFYRKTNLEEKLMMRLHSQYKDYRDKTGRFFPKNRK; from the coding sequence TTGAGAAAGGAACTTCCTTATATTATTATTCAATTTATTCTGTTTGCGTTGTATTTCATCGATTGGAGTCTGGTGGATTTTGAACTTCCGGTCTGGATAAAATATGTTTCTTTAGTATTCACTTTTTTGGGTGCCGCGGTCATCATCTTCGGGGTTTTTCATTTAAATGATACCTTAACGCCATTTCAGACTTCCGCAAAAAATACAAATCTGGTAACACGTGGAATCTACAAATACGTGCGTCATCCTATTTATCTTGGATTGCTTTTAGGAATGTTTGCGTTTTCAATTTATTCAGTATCGCTGCTCAAACTGCTCATCACAATAATTCTGGGAGTAGTTTTTTACCGAAAGACGAATCTGGAAGAAAAATTAATGATGCGCTTACACTCACAATACAAGGATTACCGCGATAAAACGGGTAGATTTTTTCCGAAGAACAGAAAATAG
- a CDS encoding fibronectin type III domain-containing protein, protein MKTSLQLLLVCMLSIGQLLNAQCEIAENFDTYANGTVPTNWTMINNTDGTSLVYGQVTSNPSAPSPGKYFRMYSGNATTGDLIFISPLNATTSDGNHRVKFYLQGFGGSSLILGTINANDGSGTLTPITTLVPSSNWTYYEIAIPAGTDQYMAFQHDLATTNSQVNLDSICVEVIPTCLEVSNIVMSNPTETTVDLSWNESNSNEDAWEYVVQEVGTGVPTTNGTAYTSTSTTPSLTVDNLEMDTEYEAYVRANCGGGDYGAWIMAAATLRTDCGIITANYCEDFVGIPDNTVPFCWSVEDDPGSGGHAYVDYEFSYSKNMFELHVVSSTVGNIMAISPDVTFATDGTHRLKFTAGASDASPDLLEVGTIDGSGSFVQITTLTLNSDRNTQYIVDLPNNGHANYAFKHGGTINKYVWINEVCIEDIPSCLEVSDVEANNVQYNSAEISWTGSGSSEIAWEYLILEASAPSPGPSDSGTEVSTNAATVPLSQNTDYIAYVRAKCSTTDFGAWIASEVFTSACSSFTAEYYDSFEGPNVSSEEIKPCWSVYDTTIGDFKTYGNSFGINPFEGNLQLRIYFPSSADPEGLVLISPEFADLNVDKQIRFRMNKRTGNEADMNILIGTVASPTDMASFQVIDNTSLNQSTVVADTWTEFTIDFSTYDTNLNHKYIAIKPQHSGTGATQYVFMDDFNYEFNPVQGFNDEPYTSNVLTASTDYTCNNAIIGDFAGATQSADFPCTGPTYSNFNDLWYRFIPTESGEYAFATENVTGEDVSMFVFEGYTGNFTALSGGCSTRYTIQNLNAGQTYFVSVASDVETAQFSLCVYKMPEVPANDEPIGAFSITESNNNSCNNAVSGYTASSTHSADSECGATTNDVWYTFVPNSTANYTFRRDIINGGGVTSLSVYEGTPGNLTQVTENCTSYLQTVDLVAGETYYVAVSSSATSIPVFFELCVYPSPPAPSNDECSAAIPLTAGLDFNSSFVIGDNTSATRNPNDPIPSCDNLEFDIKGKDVWYSVEIPQSGRLVLETKTNNDPYLWDPGMQAYLGPCDDLNSLVCSSDEGEGFFNYIELTDMQPGTEILVRVWGRVGTFGTYKIAAYDDSPVCSFPTDVEVTDITPETALLSWTAPSPAPVGGYEYIVLPGGSVYPGASSGIQTNDTEVLLEGLNPETTYDVYVKSLCGTNGSAWEGPITFTTTMILGNSDFDTQKIVFYPNPVTDILQVSFPETIKTITVYNLTGQILQQTKIEATDGQINMSQLSTGMYLLEAETENGRIPFKVFVK, encoded by the coding sequence ATGAAAACATCACTACAACTTTTACTGGTATGTATGCTGAGTATCGGGCAATTATTAAATGCCCAATGTGAAATAGCAGAGAATTTCGATACCTATGCGAACGGTACAGTTCCAACAAACTGGACCATGATAAATAATACCGATGGAACAAGTCTTGTGTACGGACAGGTTACCTCAAATCCTTCAGCTCCCTCACCGGGGAAATATTTCAGAATGTACAGTGGCAATGCCACAACAGGAGACCTCATTTTCATTTCTCCCCTGAATGCAACAACTTCCGACGGTAATCACCGTGTAAAATTTTATTTACAGGGATTTGGAGGTTCAAGCTTGATCCTGGGAACCATAAACGCTAATGACGGTTCGGGAACTCTTACTCCTATAACTACGTTAGTACCATCTTCAAACTGGACGTATTACGAAATTGCTATTCCTGCCGGAACCGATCAATATATGGCATTTCAACACGATCTTGCTACGACCAATTCACAGGTGAATCTGGACAGTATTTGTGTGGAAGTGATCCCAACCTGTCTGGAAGTTTCAAATATTGTGATGTCTAATCCAACGGAAACAACCGTAGATTTAAGTTGGAATGAGAGTAACTCCAATGAAGATGCCTGGGAATATGTGGTTCAGGAAGTAGGCACAGGAGTTCCAACGACCAATGGAACAGCTTATACTTCTACCAGTACAACTCCATCCCTTACAGTCGACAATCTTGAAATGGATACCGAATATGAAGCCTATGTACGCGCAAATTGCGGAGGTGGTGATTATGGAGCATGGATCATGGCTGCAGCTACACTAAGAACCGATTGTGGGATCATTACTGCGAACTATTGTGAAGATTTTGTGGGAATACCGGATAATACTGTTCCTTTTTGTTGGAGTGTTGAGGATGACCCGGGATCCGGCGGTCATGCGTATGTGGATTACGAATTTTCATATAGCAAGAATATGTTCGAATTGCATGTGGTTAGTTCAACTGTTGGAAATATTATGGCGATCTCACCGGATGTTACATTTGCAACAGACGGGACGCACCGACTCAAATTCACTGCCGGAGCATCCGATGCCTCTCCCGATCTTCTTGAAGTAGGTACCATTGACGGTAGTGGTAGTTTTGTACAGATCACTACGCTAACTTTAAACTCCGACAGAAACACCCAATACATCGTTGACCTACCCAATAACGGTCATGCAAATTATGCATTTAAACATGGAGGTACTATTAATAAGTATGTATGGATCAACGAAGTTTGTATAGAGGACATACCTTCCTGTCTGGAAGTGAGTGATGTTGAAGCAAATAATGTACAGTACAACTCGGCAGAAATTAGCTGGACAGGGAGTGGTTCGAGTGAAATAGCCTGGGAATATTTAATTCTGGAAGCATCAGCTCCGTCACCCGGTCCATCTGATTCGGGTACCGAAGTATCTACCAATGCCGCAACGGTTCCTTTATCTCAGAATACCGACTATATCGCTTACGTTAGAGCAAAATGTTCGACAACCGATTTTGGAGCCTGGATTGCTTCAGAAGTATTTACTTCAGCGTGTAGCAGTTTTACAGCCGAATACTACGACAGTTTTGAAGGACCCAATGTTAGTTCCGAAGAGATTAAGCCGTGCTGGTCTGTTTACGACACTACGATTGGCGATTTTAAAACCTATGGAAATAGCTTCGGAATAAACCCTTTTGAAGGAAATTTACAACTTCGTATTTATTTTCCGTCCAGTGCCGATCCTGAAGGTCTTGTGTTGATTTCTCCTGAGTTTGCCGATCTTAATGTGGATAAGCAGATTCGTTTCCGAATGAATAAAAGAACCGGGAACGAAGCCGATATGAATATCCTTATTGGTACAGTTGCCAGCCCAACCGATATGGCTTCTTTTCAGGTGATCGACAATACATCACTTAATCAATCCACAGTAGTAGCCGATACCTGGACCGAATTTACTATCGATTTTTCTACTTACGATACTAACCTTAACCATAAGTATATCGCGATTAAGCCACAGCATTCGGGTACCGGAGCGACCCAATATGTGTTTATGGATGACTTTAATTATGAGTTTAACCCGGTACAGGGTTTTAACGATGAGCCTTATACGTCTAATGTGTTGACAGCTTCTACAGATTACACTTGTAATAACGCGATTATCGGTGATTTTGCAGGTGCAACACAATCTGCTGACTTTCCATGTACAGGGCCTACCTATAGCAATTTTAACGATTTGTGGTATCGATTTATACCTACCGAATCTGGCGAATATGCATTTGCCACCGAAAATGTCACAGGAGAGGATGTAAGTATGTTTGTTTTTGAAGGGTATACCGGTAACTTTACGGCGCTTTCCGGAGGTTGTTCTACGCGATATACTATTCAGAATTTAAATGCGGGACAGACTTATTTCGTATCGGTAGCCAGTGATGTGGAAACTGCACAGTTTTCACTGTGCGTTTATAAAATGCCGGAAGTACCGGCAAATGATGAGCCTATAGGAGCCTTTAGCATTACCGAATCGAATAACAACAGTTGCAACAATGCGGTAAGCGGATATACTGCTTCCAGTACTCATTCTGCGGACTCTGAATGCGGTGCGACTACCAATGACGTTTGGTACACTTTTGTGCCAAACAGTACGGCAAACTATACGTTCCGAAGAGATATCATAAACGGAGGAGGAGTCACTTCCCTATCGGTTTACGAAGGTACTCCCGGAAATTTAACACAAGTGACTGAGAATTGTACCTCGTATCTACAGACTGTGGATCTTGTTGCGGGCGAAACCTACTACGTGGCGGTTTCTAGCTCGGCTACTTCTATCCCGGTATTCTTCGAGTTATGTGTGTATCCATCGCCACCGGCGCCATCTAATGATGAGTGTTCTGCGGCGATTCCGTTAACAGCAGGCCTAGACTTTAACAGTAGTTTTGTGATTGGCGATAATACTTCGGCTACTCGTAACCCAAATGATCCTATCCCATCGTGCGATAATCTTGAGTTTGACATTAAGGGGAAAGATGTATGGTATTCTGTGGAAATTCCGCAATCGGGACGATTGGTGTTGGAGACCAAAACGAATAATGACCCGTATCTATGGGATCCCGGTATGCAGGCCTACCTTGGTCCGTGCGACGATCTTAATTCTCTGGTTTGTAGTTCAGACGAGGGAGAAGGATTCTTCAACTACATTGAGCTTACCGATATGCAACCCGGTACCGAAATTCTGGTAAGAGTATGGGGACGCGTAGGAACCTTTGGTACGTACAAGATCGCAGCATACGATGATTCGCCAGTATGTAGCTTTCCAACAGATGTAGAAGTGACCGATATAACTCCTGAAACAGCACTGCTAAGTTGGACGGCTCCGTCTCCTGCACCGGTAGGGGGTTATGAGTACATTGTTTTACCTGGAGGTTCGGTGTATCCGGGTGCTTCTTCAGGAATCCAGACGAATGATACCGAAGTTTTACTGGAAGGACTTAATCCTGAAACCACTTACGACGTATACGTGAAATCGCTTTGCGGTACAAACGGAAGTGCATGGGAAGGTCCCATAACATTTACAACTACGATGATCCTTGGGAATTCAGATTTTGATACACAGAAGATCGTGTTCTATCCGAACCCCGTAACTGATATTTTACAGGTTTCTTTTCCGGAAACGATTAAGACTATTACAGTCTACAATCTAACAGGACAGATACTTCAACAAACAAAAATAGAGGCTACAGACGGACAGATCAATATGTCACAATTATCCACAGGAATGTATTTACTGGAAGCAGAGACCGAGAATGGAAGGATCCCATTCAAGGTATTTGTAAAATAG
- the trxB gene encoding thioredoxin-disulfide reductase produces the protein MSEQIERIKCLIIGSGPAGYTAAIYAARADLKPVMYTGMEPGGQLTTTTEVDNFPGYPEGIDGPTMMVQFQQQAERFGTDVRIGMVTAVEFSDTVGGIHKITVDNTTQLEAETVIISTGATAKYLGLPSEQRLRGGGVSACAVCDGFFYKGQDVAIVGGGDTAAEEATYLANICNKVTMLVRKDHMKASKAMQHRVTATKNIDLRYNTEIDEVLGDMVVEGLRMKNNLTGEKEEIAITGLFIAIGHKPNTEIFKGQLKMDDTGYLITEGKSTKTNKPGVFASGDVQDKEYRQAVTAAGTGCMAALDAERYLATIETEVTA, from the coding sequence ATGTCTGAACAAATTGAGAGAATAAAATGCCTTATTATAGGCTCCGGGCCCGCGGGATATACCGCAGCCATATATGCCGCAAGAGCCGATCTTAAACCTGTAATGTATACGGGCATGGAGCCGGGCGGTCAGTTAACAACTACTACTGAGGTCGATAATTTTCCGGGTTATCCTGAAGGAATAGACGGCCCCACGATGATGGTACAGTTTCAACAGCAAGCAGAACGGTTTGGTACCGACGTGCGAATTGGAATGGTAACAGCGGTTGAGTTCAGCGATACAGTTGGAGGTATTCATAAGATCACGGTCGATAATACTACTCAACTTGAGGCCGAAACAGTGATCATTTCAACTGGTGCTACGGCGAAATATCTAGGTCTTCCCAGTGAACAACGGCTGCGCGGTGGTGGAGTTTCGGCATGTGCTGTATGTGACGGATTCTTTTACAAAGGGCAGGATGTTGCCATTGTAGGTGGAGGAGATACGGCTGCGGAAGAAGCGACATACCTTGCCAATATTTGTAACAAAGTGACTATGTTGGTACGAAAAGACCACATGAAAGCTTCTAAAGCTATGCAACACCGTGTTACGGCTACAAAAAATATTGATCTCAGATATAACACCGAAATAGACGAAGTACTGGGTGATATGGTTGTTGAAGGTCTGCGAATGAAGAATAATCTCACAGGAGAGAAGGAGGAAATTGCTATTACGGGATTGTTTATTGCCATAGGTCATAAACCGAATACCGAGATATTCAAGGGGCAACTAAAGATGGATGACACCGGATATCTAATTACCGAAGGCAAATCTACCAAAACCAATAAGCCCGGTGTGTTTGCCAGCGGCGATGTTCAGGATAAGGAATATCGCCAGGCGGTTACTGCAGCCGGTACCGGTTGTATGGCTGCTCTTGATGCTGAGCGTTATCTTGCAACGATCGAGACAGAGGTCACGGCCTAA
- a CDS encoding helix-turn-helix domain-containing protein, whose translation MKIRLFIIVCLLAFNTSGISQNLTEMDDLFFENLNLVYKDPEQTLRVAGFLLTNAETDLQKAQGNYLRYKAESLKGNHVASIEAIFKVRSVLNPQQPDYLQGLAAIAISELSRNAGMNDVSVQYLDEAKEIIAALRPSEKTNLTLVNFNFENAAAALYVSNDPEDALKLLLKNKIPVAESRELVPAYSIENNIRVASIYLIENDVENARLYFNKALSELKTLDLMASSLEATVLAGLGKLSIKEGDFTEASTLLLQAKNISVVPPHQYVEVLGDLSEVYLKIDSLDASRSYNRERSLLNEAVINSERNSRNTIISFIKKDREQMISSDLSIYYRVGFILLSVVILGIVIYYFYNRKLDREYKKFEKVIARIEKKEKLETLDVAQESVPKESKGVVIPEETENAILERLNEFENSDKFTKAGISLQSVAKELNTNTKYISEIIHTHRGKNFNTYINELRVNYIINRMKDDKKYLSYKVSYLAEESGFSSHSAFTVVFKSITGITPNQFITFLKKDTKIPSQSF comes from the coding sequence ATGAAAATTAGGTTGTTCATTATTGTTTGTCTGCTTGCCTTTAATACTTCTGGAATATCACAGAATTTAACGGAAATGGACGATCTTTTCTTTGAAAACCTGAATCTCGTTTATAAGGATCCCGAACAAACGTTGCGAGTCGCCGGATTTTTATTGACGAATGCTGAAACAGATCTTCAGAAGGCTCAGGGGAATTATTTAAGGTATAAGGCCGAATCCTTAAAAGGAAATCATGTGGCGAGTATCGAGGCCATTTTTAAGGTGCGTTCGGTTTTAAATCCACAACAACCGGATTATCTACAGGGTCTCGCTGCAATTGCCATTTCGGAATTATCCCGAAATGCCGGAATGAATGATGTTTCAGTTCAGTATCTGGACGAGGCAAAAGAGATTATCGCTGCCTTAAGACCTTCAGAAAAAACAAACCTTACGCTGGTCAATTTTAATTTTGAGAATGCGGCCGCCGCACTATATGTATCTAACGATCCGGAGGATGCACTAAAGCTTCTGTTAAAGAATAAGATTCCCGTTGCGGAAAGCCGGGAACTCGTTCCTGCCTATTCGATTGAAAACAATATAAGGGTCGCATCTATCTATTTGATAGAGAATGATGTTGAAAATGCCAGATTGTATTTTAACAAAGCCCTTTCGGAATTAAAAACACTGGATCTTATGGCTTCTTCTCTTGAAGCAACAGTTTTGGCGGGTCTGGGAAAACTGTCCATCAAAGAAGGAGATTTTACGGAAGCAAGTACACTGCTTTTACAGGCGAAAAATATTTCTGTGGTTCCTCCTCACCAGTACGTTGAGGTTTTAGGGGATCTATCTGAAGTATATCTCAAAATAGACAGTTTGGATGCTTCGCGAAGTTACAACCGGGAGCGAAGTTTACTAAACGAGGCTGTAATTAATTCCGAAAGAAATTCAAGAAATACGATAATCTCATTTATAAAAAAGGACAGAGAGCAAATGATAAGCTCCGATCTTTCTATCTATTATCGGGTGGGATTTATATTGCTGAGTGTGGTGATCCTTGGGATCGTGATCTATTATTTTTATAATAGAAAACTCGACCGGGAATATAAAAAATTTGAAAAAGTGATAGCCAGAATAGAGAAGAAGGAAAAGCTCGAAACACTGGATGTAGCGCAAGAATCCGTCCCTAAGGAGTCGAAGGGAGTTGTTATTCCGGAAGAAACAGAAAATGCTATCCTCGAGCGATTAAACGAATTTGAAAACAGTGATAAATTTACCAAAGCCGGGATTTCTTTACAGTCGGTAGCCAAAGAATTGAATACCAATACCAAGTATATTTCTGAAATAATTCACACACATAGAGGGAAGAATTTTAATACGTACATCAATGAGCTGCGGGTAAATTATATTATTAACAGAATGAAAGACGATAAAAAATACCTTAGCTATAAAGTGAGTTATTTGGCCGAAGAAAGTGGCTTTTCTTCCCATAGTGCATTTACTGTCGTATTTAAGTCGATCACGGGAATTACACCAAATCAGTTTATTACCTTTTTGAAAAAGGACACCAAAATTCCATCCCAATCTTTTTAG
- a CDS encoding SLC13 family permease, with the protein MGIEILLVFAIIGITVLLFITELIPIDKIGFFVIVSLVLLGLTTPEEAVSGFSNSATITILMLMILAIGLEDNGVITLLSNSIKKLSILPLIALIPVFMVVSATISSFISTTAVVIIFIKIIAQLSEKYNFSTSKLLMPISFAGILGGSCTLMGTSTNLLVNSIARDNGLEAFSFFEFTKYGLILLIVGVVFMTIASKWLPKENKDRLPENIDENRYLFTLSVTEESVHIGKPLSDVSFYDNNNVKILKLLRNDEIHTDPGKNTTLRRGDQIIIMSDLNDFATISKDNFELVGSTEKFKFKSSDTEEEEERSNVFVELLILPGSDFIGKSFQEIKREMYHTATALGIQKQKMLTGNNLPKALNALYIKPGDKLMVQASDKQLENLYNLDNMIILRQHESNYAVEPRKRAWSIISLLTVIALASTGVLPILASALTGVGMMLIGNCINLSKIYHRVNWQIIFLLAGMIPLGVAMNNTGSDVWLSEQLLGLLQGLPNYLILGSLFGITMLLSGFISNNATAVILSPIAISLAVGLDLDVKPFLLAVMFAANFSFFTPMGYQTNTLIYGTGNYRMKHFLIIGGLLSVVLLIVATLILSTLL; encoded by the coding sequence TTGGGTATAGAAATACTTCTGGTTTTTGCAATCATCGGGATCACGGTTCTACTGTTTATAACCGAACTTATCCCTATTGATAAAATAGGGTTTTTTGTTATCGTTTCTCTCGTCCTATTGGGATTGACAACCCCTGAAGAGGCTGTAAGTGGTTTCTCTAACTCGGCAACGATCACAATTTTAATGCTCATGATCCTGGCCATAGGGCTGGAGGACAACGGCGTAATCACCTTATTGTCGAATTCCATTAAAAAACTGAGTATCCTCCCATTAATTGCGCTTATACCGGTCTTTATGGTAGTTTCGGCAACTATTTCTTCTTTTATAAGCACCACGGCTGTGGTCATTATATTTATAAAGATCATTGCGCAATTATCTGAAAAATATAACTTCTCAACTTCAAAATTATTAATGCCTATATCGTTTGCAGGAATATTAGGTGGGAGCTGTACACTCATGGGAACCTCAACAAATCTTTTGGTTAATTCCATAGCCCGTGATAATGGCTTGGAAGCCTTTAGTTTCTTCGAATTTACCAAATACGGACTCATACTTCTTATCGTGGGTGTTGTTTTTATGACCATCGCAAGTAAATGGCTTCCAAAGGAAAATAAAGACCGTTTGCCTGAAAATATCGATGAGAACCGGTATTTGTTCACCTTAAGTGTTACCGAAGAATCTGTACATATTGGGAAGCCGCTGAGCGATGTTTCGTTTTACGATAATAACAATGTTAAGATTCTGAAACTACTCAGGAATGATGAAATTCATACCGATCCTGGAAAAAACACGACACTTCGCAGAGGGGATCAAATAATTATAATGAGTGATCTGAATGATTTTGCCACTATTTCAAAAGACAATTTTGAACTTGTGGGTAGTACAGAAAAATTCAAATTTAAAAGTAGTGATACGGAGGAAGAAGAAGAACGCTCCAACGTCTTTGTCGAATTACTTATACTTCCCGGATCTGATTTCATTGGAAAATCCTTTCAGGAAATAAAACGCGAGATGTACCATACGGCCACTGCCCTCGGAATACAAAAGCAAAAAATGTTGACAGGAAACAATTTGCCAAAGGCATTGAATGCACTTTATATTAAGCCGGGAGATAAACTTATGGTTCAGGCTTCAGACAAGCAGTTGGAAAATTTGTACAATCTCGATAATATGATCATTTTAAGACAGCATGAATCCAATTACGCTGTCGAACCCCGAAAACGAGCATGGTCCATCATTAGCCTTCTCACCGTGATTGCTTTAGCATCCACAGGCGTTTTACCCATACTGGCCAGTGCATTGACCGGGGTAGGCATGATGCTCATTGGCAATTGTATAAACCTCTCTAAAATATACCACAGGGTAAACTGGCAGATCATCTTTCTTCTTGCCGGGATGATACCACTGGGAGTTGCTATGAACAATACGGGGAGCGACGTTTGGTTAAGTGAACAACTTCTTGGGTTACTTCAAGGGTTGCCTAATTATCTTATATTGGGATCGCTCTTCGGAATTACCATGTTGTTAAGCGGCTTTATATCGAACAACGCGACTGCAGTTATTTTATCTCCTATTGCGATTAGCCTGGCCGTCGGATTGGATCTGGACGTAAAACCCTTTTTACTGGCCGTGATGTTTGCAGCCAACTTTAGCTTTTTTACGCCTATGGGCTATCAAACCAATACCCTGATCTACGGAACCGGTAATTACAGAATGAAGCATTTTCTGATCATCGGAGGGCTACTATCTGTGGTTTTACTAATAGTTGCAACACTGATACTTTCCACACTGCTTTAA
- a CDS encoding tetratricopeptide repeat protein, which yields MTPKTTIFFILLSLFAGLICTCKAQRSAVLDSLRTEINVQVYSDPEQAITNGLTLYSLSKGKPSYQIGALLTIANAYAVIKDHEMVLKYALKADSIASASNSNIDRIRALGFLGGQFQRLKLGNRALEYLDQANEIAEAHPLPDTLKYLQGNILFVKGLIQRDNLGCAYALEYFKEATAIFKIDKNNKTMNASLAIGHNNIADCLFELGSVQEARENFNDAITYASNISATKNVAYSKIGLAKILSSEGKHREAIKILNEANASLEKIDDAGIKSQLYKSLAESYAEIGDSENSNRFMNLYAEEDQKLVDREKESLDKVSKDISLELQKEREEQKDKYMVYFSIAGLILMVVLIAIIRNIIQKRKKIANHKRQIQNSSEKKENQI from the coding sequence TTGACTCCTAAGACTACCATTTTCTTCATTCTCCTTAGTCTTTTTGCCGGATTGATCTGTACCTGTAAAGCACAGAGGTCAGCTGTATTAGACAGTCTTCGTACTGAAATAAATGTTCAGGTTTATAGCGACCCGGAACAGGCTATCACGAATGGCTTAACGCTCTATTCACTATCTAAGGGCAAACCTTCTTACCAAATAGGAGCACTCCTTACCATTGCGAATGCGTATGCTGTAATTAAAGATCATGAAATGGTTTTAAAATATGCGTTAAAGGCCGATTCTATCGCATCTGCCAGTAACAGCAACATAGACCGCATTCGTGCTCTAGGTTTTTTGGGAGGTCAGTTTCAACGACTCAAATTGGGAAACCGGGCTTTGGAGTACTTAGACCAGGCTAATGAAATAGCTGAAGCACATCCATTGCCGGACACCTTGAAATACCTTCAGGGTAATATATTATTCGTAAAAGGTCTAATTCAACGAGATAACCTCGGGTGTGCCTATGCGCTCGAGTATTTTAAAGAAGCAACAGCAATTTTTAAGATCGACAAGAACAATAAAACCATGAATGCCAGTCTTGCAATTGGTCATAACAATATTGCAGATTGTTTGTTCGAATTGGGTTCTGTACAAGAAGCTAGGGAGAATTTTAATGATGCTATTACATATGCCTCAAATATAAGCGCTACCAAGAATGTGGCCTATTCAAAAATAGGGCTGGCAAAAATATTGTCTTCGGAAGGAAAACACAGGGAAGCTATTAAAATATTAAACGAGGCAAATGCATCGCTGGAAAAGATTGATGATGCCGGAATTAAATCTCAGCTTTATAAATCCCTTGCCGAAAGTTATGCCGAAATTGGTGATAGTGAAAACTCGAATCGGTTTATGAATCTTTATGCTGAAGAAGACCAAAAACTTGTGGACCGAGAAAAAGAATCGCTGGACAAAGTGAGTAAAGATATCTCTCTCGAACTTCAGAAAGAACGTGAAGAACAAAAGGATAAGTACATGGTTTATTTTAGTATTGCCGGACTTATTTTAATGGTTGTTTTAATCGCGATCATCCGCAATATAATTCAGAAAAGAAAGAAAATTGCCAATCATAAACGTCAGATACAGAATTCTTCAGAAAAAAAGGAAAACCAGATTTAA
- a CDS encoding nuclear transport factor 2 family protein, translating into MRILMLCSLFIAAGMTAQVDPNSELYKTFQQKDSILFDAGFNNCELDLLADQLTDDLEFYHDQGGFQDKAAFLKAMKDNICSSPSQKPIRKLVDGSMKVYPMYDNGILYGAIVEGTHEFYIKEPDKALYKTSSALFSGLWILENKNWKAKRIFSYHHLPSEK; encoded by the coding sequence ATGAGAATCTTAATGTTATGTTCACTTTTTATAGCTGCCGGTATGACGGCACAGGTAGATCCAAATTCAGAATTGTATAAAACTTTTCAGCAAAAAGACAGCATTTTGTTCGACGCAGGGTTTAACAATTGTGAATTAGACCTACTTGCCGATCAACTTACAGATGATCTGGAATTTTATCACGATCAGGGAGGATTTCAGGATAAAGCAGCATTTCTAAAAGCGATGAAGGATAATATTTGTTCATCCCCGTCCCAGAAACCAATCCGGAAACTTGTCGATGGCTCTATGAAGGTTTATCCAATGTATGACAACGGAATATTGTACGGAGCGATCGTAGAAGGGACGCATGAATTCTATATAAAAGAGCCGGATAAAGCCTTGTACAAAACCTCTTCTGCCCTCTTTTCGGGATTATGGATCCTTGAAAATAAGAATTGGAAAGCAAAGCGAATTTTCAGCTATCATCATCTACCTTCAGAAAAATAA